One part of the Acidobacteriota bacterium genome encodes these proteins:
- a CDS encoding glycine cleavage system protein H, whose amino-acid sequence MTVILVLLTFATLLTIDHFYSQRKTVPQPALQVAKNTPRLQPGVVGGFQVPANLRYHPGHTWALSEGPSMVRVGMDDFASKLIGKVERIVLPQRGQWIRQGQKIATIFRDGAAVDMVSPIEGSVADVNDTLTGNPLLTRTDPYGEGWLVTVHSPDAKTNFRNLLAGTLAKWWTEESAGRLQKRMPMMLGALAQDGGVAVDNLTDQIPDQQWSEIAKEFFLS is encoded by the coding sequence ATGACAGTCATCCTGGTTCTCCTAACTTTTGCGACACTGCTAACGATCGATCACTTCTACAGCCAGAGAAAAACGGTACCGCAGCCTGCGCTGCAGGTGGCCAAGAATACGCCGCGATTGCAGCCCGGAGTTGTGGGCGGCTTCCAGGTTCCCGCGAATCTGCGTTATCACCCGGGCCACACCTGGGCGCTGAGCGAGGGGCCAAGCATGGTGCGCGTGGGCATGGACGATTTTGCCTCGAAGCTGATCGGCAAAGTTGAGCGCATCGTCCTGCCGCAGCGCGGACAGTGGATCCGCCAGGGACAAAAAATCGCGACCATATTCCGCGACGGCGCCGCAGTGGACATGGTTTCTCCGATCGAAGGCAGCGTTGCCGACGTGAATGACACCTTGACCGGCAACCCCCTGCTGACCCGCACTGACCCGTACGGAGAAGGCTGGCTGGTAACAGTCCACTCTCCGGATGCCAAGACGAATTTCCGCAACCTGCTGGCTGGCACGCTGGCGAAGTGGTGGACCGAAGAATCCGCCGGCCGCCTGCAGAAAAGAATGCCAATGATGCTGGGAGCCCTGGCACAGGATGGTGGCGTGGCCGTCGACAATCTGACCGACCAGATTCCAGATCAGCAGTGGTCCGAAATCGCCAAAGAATTCTTCCTTTCGTAG